One genomic segment of Microbacterium sp. ProA8 includes these proteins:
- a CDS encoding APC family permease, whose translation MALPIFASDALSSVAYAPQELLLILLTGGLAFLAFAPWIAAAVVVLLTVVVISYRQLIRAYPSGGGDYEVARKNLGEIPGVVVASALAVDYALTVAVSVASGVDNIISALPGLDPFRVELAVGFVILIVVMNLRGVREASRAFAIPTYVFIGSVAVMIVVGLFQVVMGDPPVASSAHYAVETQDLTQAAVMLLVLRAFSSGCSALTGVEAVSNGVPAFRQPKVRNAQTTLALMGGIAILLFSGLTAIALMAGVHYAENPCDLIGFDCANPQPSLMAQVSSAVFGMNSIPFFVIQAATAIVLLLAANTAFNGFPLLGSVLARDGYAPKALNTRGDRLVYSNGMIILGLVAIGVLIVYQANLTNLIQLYIIGVFVSFTLGQIGMIRHWTRGLRAIRLLPAEQRDSKAVRAEMFGLRKGLFINSLGATMTASVLIIVTITKFTHGAWLIFLAIPVLSFLMIGVHRYYRDVDHEIAMDDRIHFGSTGDVALILVNKLQKPVVKAVDYALAAKHDKTFAVHISVTKEDAAALEAEWRAHRMPIPLKIIESPYRTYASPIAEFVKAYREQNGSAVITVYLPQYIVGHWWESLLHNRRARRIAQQLMLVHGVSITLVPWLLDSSELIYGRRSRALPGDDRGGRMSELEVHRGGRRVIRPAGPPEKADSTEPPVPAQR comes from the coding sequence ATGGCGCTGCCGATCTTCGCCTCCGACGCGCTGTCGTCCGTCGCGTACGCGCCCCAGGAGCTCCTCCTCATCCTGCTGACCGGTGGCCTCGCGTTCCTCGCCTTCGCCCCGTGGATCGCGGCCGCGGTGGTGGTGCTCCTCACCGTCGTGGTGATCAGCTACCGACAGCTCATCAGGGCCTACCCGTCCGGCGGCGGCGACTACGAGGTCGCCCGCAAGAACCTGGGCGAGATCCCCGGCGTGGTCGTGGCCTCGGCTCTCGCCGTCGACTACGCCCTCACCGTGGCGGTCTCGGTCGCCTCCGGCGTCGACAACATCATCTCGGCGCTGCCGGGGCTCGATCCGTTCCGCGTCGAGCTGGCCGTGGGCTTCGTCATCCTCATCGTCGTCATGAACCTGCGCGGCGTCCGCGAGGCCTCGCGGGCGTTCGCGATCCCGACGTACGTCTTCATCGGGTCGGTCGCCGTCATGATCGTCGTCGGACTGTTCCAGGTCGTGATGGGCGACCCGCCGGTGGCGTCGAGCGCGCACTACGCGGTCGAGACGCAGGATCTCACACAGGCGGCCGTCATGCTGCTGGTGCTGCGGGCGTTCTCGAGCGGCTGCTCGGCGCTGACGGGCGTCGAGGCGGTCTCGAACGGCGTGCCGGCCTTCCGCCAGCCGAAGGTGCGCAACGCGCAGACCACGCTCGCGCTCATGGGCGGGATCGCGATCCTGCTCTTCTCCGGCCTCACCGCCATCGCGCTCATGGCGGGCGTGCACTACGCCGAGAACCCCTGCGACCTCATCGGCTTCGACTGCGCGAACCCGCAGCCGAGCCTCATGGCGCAGGTGTCGTCGGCCGTCTTCGGCATGAACTCGATCCCGTTCTTCGTGATCCAGGCGGCGACCGCGATCGTCTTGCTGCTCGCGGCGAACACGGCCTTCAACGGGTTCCCGCTGCTGGGCTCTGTGCTCGCCCGCGACGGCTACGCGCCGAAGGCCCTCAACACCCGCGGCGACCGCCTGGTGTACTCCAACGGCATGATCATCCTGGGTCTGGTCGCGATCGGCGTGCTCATCGTCTACCAGGCGAATCTGACGAACCTCATCCAGCTGTACATCATCGGCGTCTTCGTCTCGTTCACGCTCGGTCAGATCGGCATGATCCGGCACTGGACGCGAGGACTGCGCGCCATCCGCCTGCTCCCGGCCGAACAGCGCGACAGCAAGGCCGTCCGCGCCGAGATGTTCGGCCTGCGCAAGGGCCTCTTCATCAATTCGCTCGGCGCCACGATGACGGCATCCGTGCTCATCATCGTCACCATCACGAAGTTCACGCACGGCGCCTGGCTCATCTTCCTCGCCATCCCCGTGCTGTCGTTCCTCATGATCGGCGTGCACCGCTACTACCGCGACGTCGATCACGAGATCGCGATGGACGACCGGATCCACTTCGGCTCGACCGGCGACGTCGCCCTGATCCTCGTCAACAAGCTGCAGAAGCCGGTCGTGAAGGCGGTCGACTACGCCCTGGCCGCCAAGCACGACAAGACGTTCGCGGTGCACATCTCGGTGACGAAGGAGGATGCCGCGGCCCTCGAGGCCGAATGGCGCGCGCACCGCATGCCGATCCCGCTGAAGATCATCGAGTCGCCGTACCGCACCTACGCCAGCCCGATCGCCGAGTTCGTCAAGGCGTACCGGGAGCAGAACGGCTCGGCGGTGATCACCGTCTACCTGCCGCAGTACATCGTCGGTCACTGGTGGGAGTCGCTCCTGCACAACCGCCGCGCGCGCCGCATCGCGCAGCAGCTCATGCTTGTGCACGGCGTCTCGATCACGCTGGTGCCGTGGCTGCTGGACTCCTCGGAGCTGATCTACGGCCGCCGCTCCCGGGCGCTTCCCGGCGACGACCGTGGGGGACGGATGTCGGAGCTCGAGGTCCATCGCGGAGGCCGGCGGGTCATCCGCCCGGCCGGGCCGCCCGAGAAGGCGGACAGCACCGAGCCGCCGGTTCCGGCGCAGCGATGA
- a CDS encoding VanZ family protein, which produces MQDRVILAVLAITLGVVVAVLVFVPFVALSFRRRGGFGVRRFLLWGAALVAVMAIWTYTLLPLPDPDAIRCAGVNVDVTALADDVRGAIARRGSAAAGDPAVTQLLLNVLLFVPLGFFIRVLGGRGVVTALVVGAALSAFIEVTQLTGVWGLYPCAYRVFDVDDLLTNTLGAVLGSLLGLVVPRRLRGSPRLPGADEPRPVTRGRRLLGILCDALAAWVLGLAVIVMVQVSLYLLGAESAVQDGSAATVVGSVVPIVLWLVVTLATGRTIGDHAVELRFAGGPLPVGLARALRFVGGIGGWMVLNSLPGAWAFVAGVFAVLSVVLLLVTPDGRGLPGLASGQRVVDARVPEDR; this is translated from the coding sequence ATGCAGGACCGGGTCATCCTCGCCGTCCTCGCGATCACCCTCGGGGTGGTCGTCGCGGTGCTGGTGTTCGTGCCGTTCGTCGCGCTCAGCTTCCGTCGCCGCGGCGGCTTCGGCGTGCGACGGTTCCTGCTCTGGGGTGCGGCGCTCGTCGCCGTGATGGCGATCTGGACCTACACGCTGCTGCCGCTGCCCGATCCCGACGCGATCCGCTGCGCGGGCGTCAACGTCGACGTGACCGCGCTCGCCGACGACGTGCGCGGTGCCATCGCCCGCAGGGGGAGCGCGGCGGCCGGCGATCCCGCCGTGACGCAGCTGCTGCTGAACGTGCTGCTGTTCGTGCCACTCGGGTTCTTCATCCGTGTGCTGGGCGGGCGCGGCGTCGTCACGGCCCTCGTGGTGGGCGCCGCGCTGTCGGCGTTCATCGAGGTGACGCAGCTCACGGGGGTCTGGGGCCTCTACCCGTGCGCGTACCGGGTGTTCGACGTCGATGATCTGCTCACGAACACGTTGGGAGCGGTCCTCGGTTCGCTGCTCGGGCTGGTCGTGCCGCGGCGTCTTCGCGGCTCGCCGCGGCTTCCCGGCGCCGACGAGCCGCGGCCGGTGACGCGGGGCCGGCGGCTGCTCGGCATCCTGTGCGATGCCCTCGCCGCCTGGGTGCTCGGCCTCGCCGTCATCGTCATGGTGCAGGTCTCGCTGTACCTGCTCGGCGCGGAGTCTGCTGTGCAGGACGGCTCGGCCGCGACCGTGGTGGGCAGCGTCGTGCCGATCGTCCTGTGGCTCGTCGTCACGCTGGCGACGGGCCGCACCATCGGCGACCACGCCGTGGAGCTGCGCTTCGCCGGAGGGCCGCTGCCCGTCGGCCTCGCCCGCGCGCTGCGCTTCGTCGGCGGCATCGGCGGCTGGATGGTGCTCAACTCGCTCCCCGGCGCGTGGGCGTTCGTCGCCGGGGTGTTCGCGGTTCTGTCGGTCGTGCTCCTGCTCGTGACCCCTGACGGTCGCGGACTGCCGGGGCTCGCGTCCGGTCAGCGCGTGGTCGACGCGCGCGTGCCGGAGGATCGCTGA
- a CDS encoding amidohydrolase: MTLDLEALYIDLHRHPELSFQETRTAGVITQRLTELGIEFEEGIGKTGVASVIRNGEGPVVWLRADMDALPVPEQTGLEYASTARGTDPSGNDVPVMHACGHDMHVTALLGALERLVATKDEWSGTIVAVFQPAEEYGAGSQAMIADGVLDRFPKPDIVLGQHVTPLPAGTIGVRSGTQMAASDGLTVTLLGRGGHGSRPQATIDPVVMAAATVMRLQTIVSREVDPRDVAVVTVGSIHAGLKNNIIPAEAKLELSLRYPDDEARARVLEKVERIVRAEAQASGAEQPPVIVTDHTLPPTINDVAATERLTTAFDAAFGDGTVIDPGMFTGSEDVSWFAREAGVPLVFWFWGGVDPAKFAEASAAGTLERDIPTNHSPFFAPVLQPTLSRGVDALVVAAREFLGKPTA, translated from the coding sequence ATGACCCTCGACCTCGAAGCGCTCTACATCGATCTGCACCGGCATCCGGAGCTGTCCTTCCAGGAGACCCGCACCGCGGGCGTGATCACGCAGCGCCTCACCGAGCTGGGGATCGAGTTCGAAGAGGGCATCGGCAAGACCGGCGTCGCGTCCGTTATCCGCAACGGCGAGGGCCCGGTCGTGTGGCTGCGCGCCGACATGGATGCACTGCCCGTACCCGAGCAGACGGGCCTCGAGTACGCCAGCACCGCCCGCGGCACCGACCCGTCCGGCAACGACGTGCCGGTGATGCACGCGTGCGGCCACGACATGCACGTCACCGCCCTGCTCGGCGCGCTCGAGCGGCTGGTCGCCACGAAGGACGAGTGGTCGGGCACGATCGTCGCCGTCTTCCAGCCCGCCGAGGAGTACGGCGCCGGCTCGCAGGCGATGATCGCCGACGGCGTGCTCGACCGCTTCCCGAAGCCCGACATCGTGCTCGGTCAGCACGTCACGCCGCTGCCCGCGGGAACCATCGGCGTGCGCAGCGGCACCCAGATGGCGGCATCCGATGGTCTCACCGTCACCCTGCTGGGTCGCGGCGGCCACGGCTCGCGGCCCCAGGCGACCATCGACCCGGTCGTGATGGCGGCGGCCACCGTCATGCGCCTGCAGACCATCGTGTCGCGCGAGGTCGACCCCCGCGACGTCGCGGTCGTCACCGTCGGCTCCATCCACGCCGGCCTCAAGAACAACATCATCCCCGCCGAGGCGAAGCTCGAGCTGAGCCTGCGCTACCCCGACGACGAGGCCCGTGCCCGCGTGCTCGAGAAGGTCGAGCGCATCGTGCGCGCCGAGGCGCAGGCGTCCGGCGCCGAGCAGCCCCCGGTGATCGTCACCGACCACACGCTGCCGCCGACGATCAACGACGTCGCCGCGACCGAGCGCCTCACCACCGCCTTCGACGCCGCGTTCGGCGACGGCACGGTCATCGACCCCGGCATGTTCACCGGCAGCGAGGACGTGTCGTGGTTCGCCCGCGAGGCCGGCGTCCCGTTGGTGTTCTGGTTCTGGGGCGGTGTCGATCCCGCGAAGTTCGCCGAGGCGTCCGCCGCGGGCACCCTGGAGCGCGACATCCCCACCAACCACTCCCCCTTCTTCGCGCCGGTGCTGCAGCCCACGCTGAGCCGCGGCGTCGACGCGCTCGTGGTCGCCGCACGCGAGTTCCTGGGAAAGCCCACCGCCTGA
- a CDS encoding LacI family DNA-binding transcriptional regulator: MVSIDEVARQAGVSTATVSRALSGRGHVSAGAKAKVEAAAKSLGYVVSASASSLASGRMRNIGVLVPFLDRWFFSTVLSGIASALMRRGYDITLYSLTADRAERRDIFDTFLRRQRVDGVIAISLELGEEETERLVALDLPVIAIGGPNPRLTTLTVDDVAVARLATEHLLALGHREIAHIGASPEFDIDFHIPTQRRQGFEQALADAGITVRPSLFEPADFTIEGGFRAAKQLLGKPGGRPTAIFAASDEMAIGALLAARELGYRVPEDLSVIGIDGHELGEFFRLTTVDQFPLGQGERAADAILEALEPADSDAPPHRPGELPYELIVRGSTARLLS; the protein is encoded by the coding sequence GTGGTCAGCATCGACGAGGTCGCCCGCCAGGCGGGCGTCTCGACGGCGACCGTCTCGCGCGCGCTGAGCGGGCGAGGTCACGTGTCGGCCGGCGCCAAGGCGAAGGTGGAGGCGGCCGCGAAGAGCCTCGGCTACGTGGTGTCGGCATCCGCCTCGAGTCTCGCGTCGGGGCGCATGCGCAACATCGGCGTGCTCGTGCCGTTCCTCGACCGCTGGTTCTTCTCGACGGTGCTGAGCGGCATCGCCTCGGCCCTCATGCGCCGCGGGTACGACATCACGCTGTACAGCCTCACCGCGGACCGCGCGGAGCGTCGCGACATCTTCGACACCTTCCTGCGTCGTCAGCGCGTGGACGGCGTCATCGCGATCTCGCTGGAGCTCGGCGAGGAGGAGACCGAGCGGCTGGTGGCGCTCGACCTGCCGGTGATCGCCATCGGCGGGCCGAATCCGCGCCTCACCACCCTCACGGTCGACGACGTCGCCGTCGCCCGCCTGGCCACCGAGCATCTGCTCGCGCTGGGCCACCGAGAGATCGCGCACATCGGCGCGAGCCCCGAGTTCGACATCGACTTCCACATCCCGACGCAGCGGCGTCAGGGCTTCGAGCAGGCGCTGGCGGATGCCGGCATCACCGTCCGCCCGTCGCTGTTCGAGCCTGCCGACTTCACGATCGAGGGCGGCTTCCGTGCCGCCAAGCAGTTGCTCGGGAAGCCGGGCGGGCGGCCGACCGCGATCTTCGCCGCATCGGATGAGATGGCGATCGGGGCGCTGCTGGCCGCGCGTGAGCTGGGCTACCGCGTGCCCGAGGACCTCTCGGTCATCGGCATCGACGGCCACGAGCTCGGCGAGTTCTTCCGTCTGACCACCGTCGACCAGTTCCCCCTCGGCCAGGGCGAGCGGGCCGCCGACGCGATCCTCGAGGCGCTCGAGCCCGCGGATTCCGACGCCCCGCCGCACCGGCCCGGCGAGCTGCCGTACGAGCTGATCGTCCGGGGCTCGACCGCGCGCCTCCTCTCCTGA
- a CDS encoding alpha-amylase family glycosyl hydrolase: MTSAETAERTDAFLAPIGGEWWRTAVIYQIYPRSFADASGDGVGDLPGITSHLDDLKSLGVDAIWLSPFQRSPQKDAGYDVSDYCDVDPLFGTLADFDTMLAGAHGRGIRVIVDLVPNHSSDQHEWFQQALVAAPGSPERGRYMFRDGQGAHGELPPNNWESVFGGPAWTRVVEPDGRLGQWYLHLFDSSQPDFDWSNEEVREEFRRILRFWLDRGVDGFRVDVAHGLIKAEGLPDYIPDPETGSMGGEEENVPYWGQDAVHEVYRDWRKILEEYEGDRALAAEAWLPTAERTAQWVRSDEMHQAFNFPYLSTEWNAAHLREVIDVSLKAFPGVGAPSTWVLSNHDVVRHASRLALTAENPQGHGIGPESPGQPIPEVGLARARAATTLMLALPGSAYLYQGEELGLPEVIDIPGSARQDPTWFRTNGERYGRDGCRVPIPWTADAPAYGFSPTGASWLPQPAEWATLARSAQSGVEGSTLELYRTLLAERRARALGAGSLEWIDGYGTDAVAFRNGNVTVIANTGSTPIPLPSGIVIASSGPLAGGELPADTTVWLTND; the protein is encoded by the coding sequence ATGACTTCCGCAGAGACCGCTGAGCGCACGGACGCGTTCCTCGCCCCCATCGGGGGCGAATGGTGGCGCACCGCCGTCATCTACCAGATCTACCCCCGTTCCTTCGCCGACGCCTCGGGCGACGGCGTCGGCGACCTGCCCGGCATCACGTCGCACCTCGACGACCTGAAGAGCCTCGGCGTCGACGCGATCTGGCTGAGCCCGTTCCAGCGGTCGCCGCAGAAGGACGCCGGCTACGACGTCAGCGACTACTGCGACGTCGACCCGCTGTTCGGCACGCTGGCCGACTTCGACACGATGCTCGCCGGAGCCCATGGCCGCGGCATCCGTGTCATCGTCGATCTGGTTCCGAACCACTCGTCCGACCAGCACGAGTGGTTCCAGCAGGCGCTCGTCGCGGCTCCCGGCAGCCCTGAGCGCGGGCGCTACATGTTCCGCGACGGACAAGGCGCGCACGGCGAGCTCCCGCCGAACAACTGGGAGTCGGTCTTCGGCGGCCCGGCCTGGACGCGCGTCGTCGAGCCCGACGGCCGGCTCGGCCAGTGGTACCTGCACCTCTTCGACTCGTCGCAGCCCGACTTCGACTGGTCGAACGAGGAGGTGCGCGAGGAGTTCCGCCGCATCCTGCGCTTCTGGCTCGACCGCGGCGTCGACGGCTTCCGCGTCGACGTCGCCCACGGCCTGATCAAGGCCGAGGGCCTCCCCGACTACATCCCCGACCCCGAGACCGGATCGATGGGCGGCGAAGAGGAGAACGTGCCCTACTGGGGACAGGATGCCGTGCACGAGGTGTACCGCGACTGGCGCAAGATCCTCGAGGAGTATGAGGGCGACCGTGCCCTCGCCGCCGAGGCGTGGCTGCCGACCGCCGAGCGGACGGCGCAGTGGGTGCGCTCCGACGAGATGCACCAGGCCTTCAACTTCCCCTACCTCTCGACCGAGTGGAACGCCGCTCACCTCCGCGAAGTCATCGACGTGTCGCTGAAGGCGTTCCCGGGCGTCGGCGCGCCGAGCACGTGGGTGCTGTCGAACCACGACGTCGTGCGCCACGCGTCGCGCCTCGCGCTGACCGCCGAGAACCCGCAGGGTCACGGCATCGGCCCCGAGTCCCCCGGCCAGCCGATCCCCGAGGTCGGCCTCGCCCGCGCCCGCGCCGCGACGACGCTCATGCTCGCGCTGCCCGGCTCGGCCTACCTGTACCAGGGCGAGGAGCTGGGCCTCCCCGAGGTCATCGACATACCCGGCTCCGCCCGTCAGGACCCGACGTGGTTCCGCACGAACGGCGAGCGGTACGGCCGCGACGGCTGCCGCGTGCCGATCCCGTGGACCGCGGATGCCCCGGCCTACGGCTTCAGCCCGACGGGCGCCTCGTGGCTGCCCCAGCCGGCCGAGTGGGCCACGCTGGCCCGCAGCGCCCAGTCCGGCGTCGAGGGATCGACGCTCGAGCTGTACCGGACGCTGCTCGCCGAGCGTCGCGCGCGGGCGCTCGGCGCGGGCTCACTCGAGTGGATCGACGGCTACGGAACGGATGCCGTCGCATTCCGCAACGGGAATGTCACCGTGATCGCCAACACCGGTTCCACGCCGATCCCGCTGCCGAGCGGTATCGTGATCGCGTCGAGCGGTCCCCTCGCGGGCGGCGAACTGCCGGCCGACACGACGGTCTGGCTGACGAACGACTGA
- a CDS encoding adenine phosphoribosyltransferase: protein MPSEALTRAESLIRTIPDYPEPGVLFRDITPLLADARALRTVIHAMIAPFEGSFDVVAGVEARGFLLAGAVAMEAGVGLVPIRKAGKLPLPAASVTYALEYGTATIEAHDDIAQGSRVLLVDDVLATGGTLVAAHQLVGELGGVVVGTAVLMELTALGGREVVGDVHTVFTG, encoded by the coding sequence GTGCCGTCCGAAGCCCTCACACGCGCCGAATCCCTCATCCGCACGATCCCCGACTACCCCGAACCGGGTGTGCTGTTCCGCGACATCACGCCGCTGCTGGCGGATGCCCGCGCCCTGCGCACGGTCATCCACGCGATGATCGCCCCGTTCGAGGGATCGTTCGACGTGGTCGCCGGGGTCGAGGCGCGCGGGTTCCTGCTCGCTGGCGCCGTGGCGATGGAGGCCGGTGTGGGCCTGGTGCCGATCCGCAAGGCCGGCAAGCTGCCGCTGCCCGCGGCATCCGTCACCTACGCGCTCGAGTACGGCACCGCCACGATCGAGGCGCACGACGACATCGCCCAGGGCAGTCGTGTGCTGCTGGTCGACGACGTGCTCGCCACCGGCGGCACCCTGGTCGCCGCCCATCAGCTGGTCGGCGAGCTCGGCGGCGTCGTCGTGGGCACGGCGGTGCTGATGGAGCTGACCGCGCTCGGCGGCCGCGAGGTCGTCGGCGACGTGCACACGGTCTTCACCGGCTGA
- the pucL gene encoding factor-independent urate hydroxylase encodes MVSVSLGPNKYGKAENRLVRIYRDAPRHEIVDLSVTSQLRGAALASSFLEGDNAMIVATDTQKNTAFAFAKEHGIPSPEEYLLTLGDHFVSAFDWIEGGLWQAEQYEWERILVDGVPHDHSFVRKGQGTRLATVQKIDGATHVTGGVKDLTVLKSTGSEFSGFPRDRYTTLPEATDRIMATSVTGRWRFLPDAVAAGIDYNGLYAEVLGVLLSTFATVHSLALQQTLFAMGKAAIEARPEIAEVRFAMPNKHHFAYDLSPFGLENPNEVFYAADRPYGLIEGTVVRDGVDAAPAAWLDLPGFV; translated from the coding sequence ATGGTCTCGGTGAGCCTCGGCCCCAACAAGTACGGCAAGGCGGAGAACCGCCTCGTGCGGATCTACCGCGACGCGCCTCGTCACGAGATCGTCGACCTCAGCGTCACGTCCCAGCTGCGGGGAGCGGCGCTCGCGAGCTCGTTCCTCGAGGGCGACAACGCGATGATCGTCGCCACCGACACGCAGAAGAACACGGCGTTCGCCTTCGCCAAGGAGCACGGCATCCCCTCTCCCGAGGAGTACCTGCTGACGCTCGGCGACCATTTCGTGTCGGCCTTCGACTGGATCGAGGGCGGCCTCTGGCAGGCCGAGCAGTACGAGTGGGAGCGCATCCTCGTCGACGGCGTGCCGCACGACCACTCGTTCGTGCGCAAGGGCCAGGGCACCCGGCTCGCGACCGTGCAGAAGATCGACGGCGCGACGCACGTCACGGGCGGCGTGAAGGATCTCACCGTGCTGAAGTCGACCGGCTCGGAGTTCTCGGGGTTCCCGCGCGACCGGTACACGACCCTGCCCGAGGCGACCGACCGCATCATGGCGACCTCGGTCACGGGGCGGTGGCGCTTCCTGCCCGACGCCGTCGCCGCCGGCATCGACTACAACGGCCTCTACGCCGAGGTGCTGGGCGTGCTGCTGTCAACCTTCGCGACCGTGCACTCGCTCGCGCTGCAGCAGACCCTGTTCGCGATGGGCAAGGCGGCGATCGAGGCACGGCCCGAGATCGCCGAGGTGCGCTTCGCGATGCCGAACAAGCATCACTTCGCCTACGACCTGTCGCCGTTCGGGCTCGAGAACCCCAACGAGGTGTTCTACGCCGCCGACCGTCCGTACGGCCTCATCGAAGGCACCGTCGTCCGGGATGGGGTGGATGCCGCGCCCGCGGCGTGGCTGGACCTGCCGGGCTTCGTCTGA
- the uraH gene encoding hydroxyisourate hydrolase has product MSSHLTTHVLDATSGTPAENVVVSLARHLPGGGTTGVAQGFTDTDGRAALGPERLEPGMYALTFGTGAWFADRGIPTFYPLVTVTFTVEDTDRHHHVPLLLSPFAYSTYRGS; this is encoded by the coding sequence ATGAGCAGCCACCTGACCACCCATGTCCTCGACGCCACGAGCGGAACCCCCGCCGAGAACGTCGTCGTGTCCCTCGCCCGGCACCTGCCCGGCGGCGGCACCACCGGCGTCGCGCAGGGATTCACCGATACCGACGGGCGCGCGGCCCTCGGCCCCGAGCGGCTGGAGCCCGGCATGTACGCGCTCACCTTCGGCACCGGGGCGTGGTTCGCCGACCGCGGCATCCCGACGTTCTACCCCCTCGTCACCGTGACCTTCACCGTCGAAGACACCGACCGGCACCACCACGTGCCGCTCCTGCTCAGCCCGTTCGCGTACTCGACCTACAGAGGGAGCTAG
- the uraD gene encoding 2-oxo-4-hydroxy-4-carboxy-5-ureidoimidazoline decarboxylase: MNIDHFNGLDAASARAEVAVWAAIPSWVEAVIGGRPYHDVDDLAVAAASATRDWTRADLDTALAHHPRIGARVTGDDAEAAASRREQASMTDAAADVAARIAAGNADYETRFGRVFLIRAAGRSPEEMLAELERRLANDDETEAREAAGQLAEIALLRLRAAVTPG, translated from the coding sequence ATGAACATCGACCACTTCAACGGACTCGACGCCGCCTCGGCGCGGGCCGAGGTCGCGGTCTGGGCGGCCATCCCGTCGTGGGTGGAGGCCGTGATCGGCGGCCGGCCGTACCACGACGTTGACGATCTGGCCGTTGCCGCAGCATCCGCCACCCGGGACTGGACGCGCGCCGATCTCGACACCGCGCTCGCACATCACCCCCGGATCGGCGCGCGCGTGACGGGCGACGACGCGGAGGCCGCGGCATCCCGTCGCGAACAGGCCTCGATGACGGATGCCGCCGCCGACGTCGCCGCCCGGATCGCCGCCGGCAACGCGGACTACGAGACGCGGTTCGGTCGCGTGTTCCTCATCCGCGCTGCGGGCCGATCGCCCGAGGAGATGCTCGCCGAGCTCGAACGCCGGCTCGCGAACGACGACGAGACCGAGGCTCGCGAAGCCGCCGGCCAGCTCGCGGAGATCGCGCTGCTGCGCCTGCGTGCCGCCGTGACGCCAGGATGA
- a CDS encoding ABC transporter ATP-binding protein — MSDITTNAHVDISGLSKRYGPEGAGVQAVADVDLHIASGEFVAIVGASGCGKSTVLRILAGFEPATGGTVTVGGAPITAPGPERGVVFQDYGLFPWLTVHENVAYGPRRRRVPRARAGELTERFIRTVGLTRFADKYPGQLSGGMQQRVAIARVLANEPTVLLMDEPFGALDALTRSDLQAELKRIHVETRTTVVFVTHSIEEAVFLADRVVVMTGGASHGLPGHISRVVTIDLPGERDITSPDFNEYKREISDLVHAVAGHV, encoded by the coding sequence ATGAGCGACATCACCACCAACGCCCACGTCGACATCAGCGGGCTCTCCAAGCGCTACGGCCCGGAGGGCGCGGGGGTGCAGGCGGTCGCCGACGTCGACCTGCACATCGCCTCCGGCGAGTTCGTCGCGATCGTCGGCGCCTCGGGGTGCGGCAAGAGCACCGTGCTGCGCATCCTCGCCGGCTTCGAGCCCGCCACCGGCGGCACGGTGACCGTCGGCGGCGCGCCGATCACGGCGCCCGGCCCCGAACGGGGTGTCGTGTTCCAGGACTACGGGCTGTTCCCCTGGCTCACCGTCCACGAGAACGTGGCCTACGGTCCGCGCCGCCGCCGTGTCCCCCGCGCGCGGGCAGGAGAGCTCACCGAGCGCTTCATCCGGACCGTCGGCCTCACGCGCTTCGCCGACAAGTACCCGGGCCAGCTCTCCGGCGGCATGCAGCAGCGCGTCGCGATCGCCCGGGTACTCGCGAACGAACCCACGGTGCTGCTGATGGACGAGCCGTTCGGCGCGCTCGACGCGCTCACCCGGTCGGATCTGCAGGCCGAGCTCAAGCGCATCCACGTCGAGACCAGGACGACCGTGGTGTTCGTCACCCACTCCATCGAGGAGGCCGTGTTCCTCGCCGACCGCGTCGTCGTGATGACCGGCGGCGCCTCGCACGGCTTGCCCGGTCACATCAGCCGCGTCGTCACGATCGACCTGCCCGGGGAACGCGACATCACGAGCCCCGACTTCAACGAGTACAAGCGCGAGATCTCCGACCTCGTGCACGCGGTGGCCGGCCATGTGTGA